The DNA window CACACATCCGCCGGCCTTCGACGTCACCTTGACGGCGGCGGACTACGCGATGCCGGTCGATCAACTGGTGCTGCAATTGAAATTCGGCCACCGGCTGGCCTTGGCGGCCCTGTTCGCGCGCCTGCTGCGCGACGCCGTGTTGCAGCAGCCCGGCTTCATCCTGCCGGCGCTGATCTGTCCGGTGCCGCTGGGGCCGCGCCGGCTGGCCGAGCGCGGCTACAACCAGGCGCTGGAAATCGCCAGGCCGCTGGCGCGCAGCCTCGGCGTCGCGCTGCATCCGCGCCTGACGGCCAGGGTGCGCGAGACGACGGCGCAAAGCAGCGTCGCGCCGGAGCATCGCCAGCGCAACATCGCCGGCGCGTTCGCGGTGCCGGACGCCGCGCTGGTGCGCGGAAGGCATATCGGCATCGTCGACGACGTCATGACCAGCGGCGGCACGCTGGACGAGCTGGCGGCAACATTAAAGCGCCATGGCGCAGCGCGCGTCAGCAAC is part of the Oxalobacteraceae bacterium OTU3CAMAD1 genome and encodes:
- a CDS encoding ComF family protein, with the protein product MRGKLIEETTATGGGGAGPTGRLLRRTSARVLRALLPTSCALCGLGSDDTLCPDCAAQFFGANVAIARCECCANPLPGASAAAEHSGQVWADKQASGQPGRRLCGLCATHPPAFDVTLTAADYAMPVDQLVLQLKFGHRLALAALFARLLRDAVLQQPGFILPALICPVPLGPRRLAERGYNQALEIARPLARSLGVALHPRLTARVRETTAQSSVAPEHRQRNIAGAFAVPDAALVRGRHIGIVDDVMTSGGTLDELAATLKRHGAARVSNLVFARTPPH